In the genome of Sulfurimonas sp., the window CCATAGTTCCGTCTTCTTTAATGATCTCACAAATAACACCTGCTTCTTGCAGTCCTGCTAAACGACAAATATCTACACTTCCTTCTGTATGACCTGTTCTAACCAATGTACCGCCATCTTTAGCTATTAACGGAAAAATGTGCCCCGGTCTTACCAATTCATCTGCATGTGATATCGGGTTTGCGAGTATCTTTATCGTATCATCACGCTCTTTAGCAGATATACCAGTTTCTGCAGTTTTTGCATCAACTGATACCGTAAACGCAGTCTCATACGATGATGAATTTGAACTAACCATTGGATTTAATTCTAGTCTGTTTGCCGTATCTTTACTAAGAGCTACACATATAAGCCCTCTTGCCTCTTTAGCCATAAAGTTTACATGTTCAGGTGTGGAAAATGCAGCAGCATAAACAAGGTCACCTTCATTTTCTCTGTCCTCATCATCACACATGATGATCATTCTACCTTTTTTAATCTCTTCAATTGCTTCTAAAACTCTCTGAGTGGGTGTCATAAATATTCCTAAATAAATTTGATTTTATTATATATGAAAGTATATTAAAAAGAGTTCAAACACAAAATTCGTTAACTTATTTTTTCAATAGAAGTATTTAAAACATCTACCAATTCGTTTAATTTTACAGGTTTATAAATATAGCTACTTATACCTAATTCTGCAGCTTTATCTAAATATTGTTCTTCATTATATGCAGAAGATATAATTATTTCCTGGTCATCATTATCTTTAAGAATATTCTTTATTAACGTAAAACCATCCATATTAGGCATTAAAATATCTGTTACAACTATATCGTATTTTTTTTGTTTATATCTATCTAAACCTTCTTTTCCATCTTTGGCTACATCTACAGTTGGAAAAATTTTTTTAAATAAGTTAGATGTTTTCTCACGTAACGTATCTTCATCTTCTACATAAAGAACTGATAAGCCATCAGCCTTCTCTTTTAATTCTTTTATATTTTCAGATATATTATTTTTCATCATCGTCATTTTTACCATCCTCTTCAATTAACAAACTTATTTTAAAACAAGTACCTTCTCCAATATTTGAGACATCTATAATTCCTTTTAGATGTTCTTCAATAATCATCTTACTCATATAGAGTCCCAAACCTGTTCCTGTTTTTTCATCTTTTGTAGAAAAGTATGGATCAAATATTTTTGGCAATATTTCATCGTATATACCACCTCCATTATCACTAACTTCTATATTTACATACTTATCGTCTTCATATACATGTATAGCTATCCAAGCATCTTCTTTTTTATTCAATAAAATTGCATCTTTAGCATTAGTAATCATATTTACAAAAACCTGCATAAGCTCTCTAGGATATGCATTTACTTTTTTATCTGTTTCAAATAATGTTATAAGTTCTATATTATTATTTTTAATACTATCTTGAACTATTGACAAAGTCTGCTTAACAATATCTTTAATGTTAACTATTGAAGCATCCCTGTCAGGTTTAAAAAAGTTTCTAAAATCATCTATAGTTTTTGAAAGGTGTTGTGTTTGTTCTATAATACTATTTGCATACTTTTCTGATTCTTCAGTGTCAAATTCATCTATCGCAATATCTAAGAGCATATTGTTTGCGTCCATTGAAATTGCAGCTATCGGCTGTCTCCATTGATGGGCTATCATCCCTATCATCTCTCCCATAGCGGCATTACGTGATTGATTCAAGAGCATATCATCTTTTTTCTTTAACTCTGTAATATCAGTAGCTGAAGTTATTAATGTACTTTTATTATTAACAATCCCAAGTGGTGCCGAACTAAACTGCCATATAACAAAGTCACCATTTTTTGTTTTTATAGAATGTTCTTTTCCATCATCAAATTTTTCTTTAATTTTATATAAACTCTTTATATATTGCTTCATTGATGTTTTTGTAATCTTTTCATCATTTAAATCTTCATGATATACTTTGTCAACCAAATCATCAATTGTTGATAGTTCATTAAAAGTATATCCTGTCACATCAACCCATGCTTTATTTACTCTTAGTATCTGACCTGCTTCATTATGAATGATCATAGGATTTGGAGCCTGACTAATAATTGTTTCAAGCTCATTTTTTTTCTGGTTAAGTTCCACCAACGTAGATTTTTTTTCTGTAATATCCTGTGTAGTACCTACAAGTTTAACTATTTTATTATTTTCCTGTTCGACTATCCAACGATGTTCTAAAAATATCAATTTACCATCATTCTTTCTATAGATCCTATTATGTAAAATATTTGTATCGCTAGATTTAAATGATTGTTCAAACATTTGTTTTGATTTTTCAAGGTCATCTTTATGAACAAAACCAAATAACATATCATTGTCAAATTTCATATCAATATCAGACACACCGTATATGTTATACAGTTCATCACTGTAAGTTAAACTCTTAGTATTTATATTATATTCCCAACTTGCTATTTTTGCAATTGACTGGGCTTCTTTGAGTCCTTTATACAACTTATGTTCTCTTGTAAAATCGGATGAATTACCTACTAAACCAATAATATTTTTATCAGAGTCAAGTAAAGGTGATTTTGCGGTTTTTAGATAAACCTTGTCTCCGTTTGGATAAGTAACCCATTCGAAATTAGATACAGGTTTCTTATGAGCAAACATATTTATATCATTATCGCGAAAAATCTGTGCAGTCTCATTGTCAAAAAGTTCAAAATCATCATGACCGATGACATCTTCTTTTGATTTTCCGGCTAATTTTAAAAATGTATCATTACATGTGATATATTTAAACTCTTTATCTTTCACAAATATAATATTATCTATACTGTTTATAATATTGTCATATAGGTTTTTAAGATACAAGATTGTGTCTTCAGCCTCTTTTTGAATAGATATATCTTGAATACTTCCTAATACCCTTTCAGCTCTTTTATCATCATTGAAAATAACTTTACCGCGTGCCTCTATCCAAACATAATACTTATCTTTATGTTTCACTCTGTGTATATTATGATAAAAGTTTATCTTTCCATCTTTTAGGTCTTTCATATCTGAAAAAACTTGCTCTTTATCATCAGGGTGTATACGATTTATCCATGATTCAAGTTTATTTTCAATCTCATCATCTCTATAGCCTATCAAGTTCTTAGTTCTAGGTGAAAAGTAGATCTCATCAGTTATTAAATTCCAATCCCATATACCATCATACGTTGCTTCGAGTACTAACTCTAACCTTTTTTGAATTAGATCTCTTTCCTTTTCAAATCTCAAACTATCTGTAATATCGAAAATTATAGAATAAAGGAGTGTCTTTCCATCAACATTAATAGGTCCGCTATATACCTTTACATTTCTAATATCACCACTTCTTAATTTATGTTCACAATAGAATTCATCATACTTCTCACTTTTTAAAGCTTCCATTCTGGATAAAATATCTTCTTTTGGTAATGTACAGATATTAGTAAGACTCATATTTATAAATTCATCATAACTATATCCATAATAATTACAAGCTTTATCATTAGCATCTACTATTTTAATTTTCACAGGATCTATAATCAATTCAACTGTCTTATTACCTTGAAAAAGCATATGATAACGCTGTTCATTTTGTTCAAGTTTAGTTACTAAGTTTATTGATCTAATTGCATAAGCAATATCACTTGCAAGTTCCTCTAAAATAAGCCGTTCATCATGTTCAATATCTTGTTCTTTAAAACAAA includes:
- a CDS encoding response regulator; translation: MTMMKNNISENIKELKEKADGLSVLYVEDEDTLREKTSNLFKKIFPTVDVAKDGKEGLDRYKQKKYDIVVTDILMPNMDGFTLIKNILKDNDDQEIIISSAYNEEQYLDKAAELGISSYIYKPVKLNELVDVLNTSIEKIS
- a CDS encoding PAS domain S-box protein, with translation MKTKQHKREIYFIVVYFLLLAFLSISVELFNYNGVKKIQHNTLHLYNHPLKVSNAALIIKQKIYQIHGDVKDIVLSKSKEQLSVLSKNIELHENEIYKNLLVIKNNILDDTDEKFDEQIMILFKTWKPIHNKIIKLIEEGKRAEAVKVINSSCTKHILEMEQTIDHIYKFSQSKALEFKNSSISETQDLKELTTLVNTLFFITLIFILFYTIDKTLKNIKKNNHLENVLNVVREINQSIIRENDPHELLTNSYNILKSSNIYDCLWIVVLDSNYKITNVIGGGESRCFSDFQDKLNLDWKPVDIEKISKTKGLFFQKDNIFKIKIKYEDELYGFINVCFKEQDIEHDERLILEELASDIAYAIRSINLVTKLEQNEQRYHMLFQGNKTVELIIDPVKIKIVDANDKACNYYGYSYDEFINMSLTNICTLPKEDILSRMEALKSEKYDEFYCEHKLRSGDIRNVKVYSGPINVDGKTLLYSIIFDITDSLRFEKERDLIQKRLELVLEATYDGIWDWNLITDEIYFSPRTKNLIGYRDDEIENKLESWINRIHPDDKEQVFSDMKDLKDGKINFYHNIHRVKHKDKYYVWIEARGKVIFNDDKRAERVLGSIQDISIQKEAEDTILYLKNLYDNIINSIDNIIFVKDKEFKYITCNDTFLKLAGKSKEDVIGHDDFELFDNETAQIFRDNDINMFAHKKPVSNFEWVTYPNGDKVYLKTAKSPLLDSDKNIIGLVGNSSDFTREHKLYKGLKEAQSIAKIASWEYNINTKSLTYSDELYNIYGVSDIDMKFDNDMLFGFVHKDDLEKSKQMFEQSFKSSDTNILHNRIYRKNDGKLIFLEHRWIVEQENNKIVKLVGTTQDITEKKSTLVELNQKKNELETIISQAPNPMIIHNEAGQILRVNKAWVDVTGYTFNELSTIDDLVDKVYHEDLNDEKITKTSMKQYIKSLYKIKEKFDDGKEHSIKTKNGDFVIWQFSSAPLGIVNNKSTLITSATDITELKKKDDMLLNQSRNAAMGEMIGMIAHQWRQPIAAISMDANNMLLDIAIDEFDTEESEKYANSIIEQTQHLSKTIDDFRNFFKPDRDASIVNIKDIVKQTLSIVQDSIKNNNIELITLFETDKKVNAYPRELMQVFVNMITNAKDAILLNKKEDAWIAIHVYEDDKYVNIEVSDNGGGIYDEILPKIFDPYFSTKDEKTGTGLGLYMSKMIIEEHLKGIIDVSNIGEGTCFKISLLIEEDGKNDDDEK
- a CDS encoding bifunctional 3,4-dihydroxy-2-butanone 4-phosphate synthase/GTP cyclohydrolase II, with product MTPTQRVLEAIEEIKKGRMIIMCDDEDRENEGDLVYAAAFSTPEHVNFMAKEARGLICVALSKDTANRLELNPMVSSNSSSYETAFTVSVDAKTAETGISAKERDDTIKILANPISHADELVRPGHIFPLIAKDGGTLVRTGHTEGSVDICRLAGLQEAGVICEIIKEDGTMARRDDLDIFGEKHNLKTVFISDIVEYRLANERLVKETNVEEIEFFDVKVNRHTYEDHDGIEHTAIVFYKAGELANVRVHNVVPDIDLLLNQSKYKNLVNSIEYLKQNSGVLVFINKTNHQDNAHMKEIGTGAQIIKSLGISKMNLLSSSAQTDIVGLGGFGLEVNETVVI